The Equus przewalskii isolate Varuska chromosome 5, EquPr2, whole genome shotgun sequence genome window below encodes:
- the HJURP gene encoding Holliday junction recognition protein translates to MEGDVLGEDALQQKLRDSRRRFQRRMQRLIEKYNQPFEDAPLVQMSTLTYETPQGLRIWGGGLVKERNEGHIQDSHVRTVGRKDDPEQAAARGHELPTAYTATLGEDSKSDDVGGTVYPEDLAAGALVPAAPRNPLKNELRRKYLTQVDILLQDEGYFQRASYGGGKDTCGTLVRSLTLPARHAHGCCDIISEKSPGSPIKPASSPRESSPSHSCSTDLAVVPRNDSLLLQGAGGNSLSSSQSFEAEDICDVTISDMYAGMLHSMSRLLSTKPSCIISTKTFIIQNWNSRQRFRHKGRVNRTRCRAGRHLRRSPQEGPSACPEPAKEVGALRACENLLSASGHKTGLKLGKAILEVNKLQIHKLDPSWKELKGTFQKDSSLTSLDSGAMYRLDQENRIRALKWLISPVKIVSRPRTLPCEGGKHYREIEIKFDKLHQEYCPDPRKQSCLTYLPSSSAVDVYRGGPASPGGPRSLETHRPNSLHIKAKAKKLNEAFENLGRSLDADRCLPTGDSSLSLSKTNPTWSPGRSEQTAGLLFQGNSLGIFRKSMSPSKAISVPRIRPLSCGRGRYDEIKEKFDKLHQKYCQTSPQRMKAPLCIGASPDEASVKAQYQKEDFLGKVNPDFGFQGSLKLSSSPQRSVRGPLGSTTVEVHPSTCFVSAAGKDHESPAKRCRLSDPGVYGQSASSRDSSRVVGKAIPRPGEEVGSSQRDWEEKKRKEQHIFEDGREK, encoded by the exons ATGGAGGGCGACGTCCTGGGGGAGGATGCGCTGCAGCAGAAGCTCAGGGACAGCCGCCGTCGCTTCCAGAGGCGCATGCAGCGACTGATAGAGAAG TACAACCAGCCCTTCGAGGATGCCCCGCTGGTACAAATGTCCACGCTGACCTACGAGACGCCCCAGG GATTGAGAATTTGGGGTGGAGGTCTTGTAAAGGAAAGAAACGAAGGACACATCCAG GACTCCCATGTGAGGACAGTCGGCAGGAAAGACGACCCCGAGCAAGCCGCAGCCAGAGGTCACGAGCTTCCCACGGCCTACACAGCAACCCTGGGAGAGG ATTCGAAAAGCGACGATGTTGGTGGAACTGTATACCCGGAAGACCTGGCTGCCGGGGCCTTGGTG CCTGCAGCGCCTCGGAACCCTTTGAAAAATGAGCTGAGAAGGAAGTACTTGACCCAAGTGGATATCCTCCTGCAGGATGAAGGGTATTTCCAG CGTGCCAGTTATGGAGGTGGAAAGGACACATGTGGGACCCTGGTCCGTTCGTTGACCTTGCCCGCCAGGCATGCCCATG GATGCTGCGATATTATCTCTGAAAAGAGTCCCGGGAGCCCGATCAAGCCAGCGTCATCTCCCAGAGAGAGCAGCCCTTCTCATTCTTGCTCCACAGACCTGGCCGTGGTGCCTAGAAATGACAGTCTGTTGCTACAAGGGGCCGGTGGTAACAGCCTCTCAAGCAGCCAGTCCTTTGAGGCCGAGGACATCTGCGACGTGACCATCAGCGACATGTACGCGGGCATGCTGCACTCCATGAGCCGGCTGCTGAGCACGAAGCCGTCGTGCATCATCTCCACTAAGACGTTCATCATTCAAAACTGGAACTCCAGGCAGAGGTTCAGGCATAAGGGCAGAGTGAACAGGACGCGCTGCAGAGCGGGCAGGCACTTGCGAAGGAGCCCCCAGGAGGGACCTTCAGCCTGTCCAGAGCCAGCGAAAGAGGTGGGGGCGTTAAGAGCCTGCGAGAACTTACTCAGTGCTTCTGGCCACAAGACAGGTTTAAAACTGGGCAAAGCTATTCTTGAAGTAAACAAACTCCAAATCCATAAATTAGATCCAAGTTGGAAGGAGCTTAAAGGAACATTCCAGAAGGATTCTTCACTGACTTCTTTAGACTCCGGTGCCATGTATCGCCTTGACCAGGAAAATAGAATTAGGgcattaaaatggttaatttctcCTGTAAAAATAGTTTCCAGACCAAGAACACTGCCATGCGAGGGAGGGAAGCATTATCGGGAGATCGAAATCAAATTTGATAAGCTGCATCAGGAATATTGCCCGGATCCCAGGAAGCAGTCCTGCCTGACTTACCTCCCCAGCTCCTCGGCTGTGGACGTGTACAGAGGTGGTCCAGCAAGCCCTGGTGGCCCCCGGAGCTTAGAAACCCACAGGCCGAATAGCCTTCACATCAAAGCAAAAGCTAAGAAATTAAATGAGGCTTTTGAAAACCTGGGCAGATCTCTCGACGCAGATAGATGCCTGCCAACAGGCGATTCTTCTCTCTCGCTTTCGAAGACCAACCCCACATGGAGCCCAGGCCGCTCGGAGCAGACAGCTGGCCTTCTTTTTCAAGGAAACAGTCTGGGAATATTTAGGAAATCAATGTCACCCAGCAAAGCCATTTCAGTGCCGAGGATACGACCTCTAAGCTGTGGAAGGGGTCGTTACgatgaaattaaagagaaatttgaCAAGCTTCATCAGAAGTATTGCCAAACGTCACCGCAGCGGATGAAGGCACCTCTGTGTATTGGGGCGTCTCCAGATGAAGCAAGTGTGAAAGCTCAGTATCAAAAAGAAGACTTCTTAGGAAAAGTGAACCCAGACTTTGGCTTCCAGGGTTCCCTAAAGTTGTCATCCTCACCCCAGCGGAGTGTCAGAGGTCCACTGGGCTCAACCACAGTTGAGGTTCATCCATCCACATGCTTTGTGTCTGCTGCTGGGAAGGACCACGAGTCCCCGGCCAAAAGATGCCGACTGTCAGATCCTGGGGTGTATGGCCAGTCAGCCAGTTCCCGAGATTCCTCACGTGTGGTGGGCAAAGCCATCCCAAGGCCAGGGGAAGAGGTCGGCTCCTCACAGCGCGACTGGGAAGAGAAGAAG aggaaAGAACAACACATCTTTGAGGATGGAAGAGAAAAGTGA